In Paralcaligenes sp. KSB-10, the following are encoded in one genomic region:
- the rpe gene encoding ribulose-phosphate 3-epimerase, which translates to MSTSANRIAPSILAADFARLGEEVREVTAAGADLIHFDVMDNHFVPNLTMGPMVCEAIRPYTTIPIDVHLMVEPVDAIIPQFAKAGANIITFHPEASRHPDRTLALIKEHGCQAGMVFSPATPLNWMDYVMDKLDMVLLMSVNPGFGGQRFIPSTLVKLAQARQKIKAWRDNGGQHIALEVDGGVKIDNIAAIRAAGADTFVAGSAIFGHPDYQAIISSLRAEIVKGESLSV; encoded by the coding sequence ATGTCTACCTCCGCCAATCGTATTGCCCCCAGCATTCTGGCCGCTGATTTTGCCCGCCTGGGTGAAGAAGTGCGAGAGGTGACGGCCGCCGGTGCCGACTTGATACATTTTGACGTCATGGACAACCATTTTGTGCCCAATCTGACCATGGGACCCATGGTGTGCGAGGCCATACGTCCCTACACCACGATCCCGATCGACGTGCACCTGATGGTTGAACCGGTCGACGCCATTATCCCGCAATTCGCCAAGGCCGGCGCCAACATCATCACTTTTCACCCCGAAGCGTCTCGCCACCCCGACCGCACATTGGCCCTGATCAAAGAGCACGGCTGCCAGGCGGGAATGGTATTCAGCCCCGCCACACCGCTGAACTGGATGGACTATGTCATGGACAAGCTGGACATGGTGTTGCTGATGTCGGTCAACCCTGGCTTCGGCGGCCAGCGATTCATTCCCAGCACCCTGGTCAAGCTTGCGCAAGCCCGGCAAAAGATCAAGGCCTGGCGCGACAATGGCGGCCAGCACATCGCCCTGGAGGTCGATGGCGGCGTCAAGATCGACAACATCGCCGCCATACGCGCGGCCGGCGCCGATACTTTTGTAGCCGGATCGGCGATTTTCGGCCACCCCGACTACCAGGCGATCATCAGCAGCCTGCGCGCGGAGATCGTCAAAGGCGAATCGCTTTCGGTCTAG
- the apaG gene encoding Co2+/Mg2+ efflux protein ApaG, which yields MKPYDLTVTVTPSYLPEQSEPGEEQFVFAYTVRITNKGEHAAQVISRHWIITDGQQRVQEVRGLGVVGQQPLLAPGETFEYTSGCPLPTPIGTMRGTYHCVGENGIPFEVAISEFVLAMPRTLH from the coding sequence GTGAAACCTTACGACTTGACCGTCACCGTCACGCCCAGCTACTTGCCGGAACAATCCGAACCCGGCGAAGAGCAATTCGTGTTTGCCTATACGGTGCGCATTACCAATAAAGGCGAGCATGCCGCCCAGGTCATCAGCCGCCACTGGATCATCACCGATGGCCAGCAGCGCGTGCAGGAAGTCCGGGGCCTGGGAGTGGTGGGGCAGCAGCCTCTGCTTGCACCCGGAGAAACATTTGAATACACCAGCGGCTGTCCTTTGCCCACGCCTATCGGTACGATGCGAGGCACCTATCATTGTGTCGGCGAAAATGGCATTCCCTTTGAAGTCGCCATAAGCGAGTTCGTCCTGGCCATGCCCCGCACCTTGCATTAA
- a CDS encoding murein transglycosylase A: MKRILLSSVLLALLAACSTVPVGNEAPVSGAGHAPGIAEQPLRVPDLAAMHDTAPRALAGRFQPATWAALPGWQSDDLSHVWKAFVNNCKGLMRPVSGSLALPARATPRAWQPVCAAAQRSGMTAATPNAAEVRRFLQDQLQPWRLLDGTGHPAVNTVTGYYEPLVHASRTREGPYQWPLYAPPDDLLTIDLGSVYPELAGKRVRGKLVGKRVVPYDTRAEIASSARQPPVIVWVNDPVEAFFLTIQGSGRALLPSGETIRLAYADHNGRPYASIGKWLADQKQMPLAKASMQNIKAWAMQNPGRVQEMLNANPALVFFNEEAVSDADLGPRGAYGIPLIGERAIAVDTSFVPLGTPVFLSTSYPATNRPLERLVFAQDTGAAIKGAGRADFYWGFGDEAGARAGRMKQRGEMWVLWPRQAGAPSAR, from the coding sequence ATGAAAAGAATTCTGCTGTCTTCTGTCCTGCTGGCCCTTTTGGCGGCGTGCAGCACGGTACCTGTCGGCAACGAGGCGCCGGTATCCGGTGCCGGCCACGCGCCGGGCATTGCGGAACAACCTTTGCGGGTGCCGGATCTGGCTGCCATGCACGACACCGCGCCCCGCGCCCTGGCGGGCAGGTTCCAGCCTGCCACATGGGCGGCCCTGCCGGGCTGGCAGAGCGACGATCTGTCCCATGTATGGAAAGCCTTCGTCAATAATTGCAAGGGGCTGATGCGGCCCGTGTCGGGCTCTTTGGCATTGCCCGCGCGCGCCACGCCTCGCGCCTGGCAGCCGGTGTGCGCCGCGGCGCAGCGGTCGGGCATGACGGCGGCAACGCCCAACGCGGCCGAAGTGCGCCGGTTCTTGCAGGACCAGTTGCAGCCCTGGCGCCTGCTCGATGGTACCGGGCACCCAGCGGTCAATACGGTCACCGGCTACTACGAGCCTCTGGTTCATGCTTCGCGCACCCGCGAAGGCCCGTATCAATGGCCTCTTTATGCGCCGCCCGATGATCTGTTGACGATCGATCTGGGCTCGGTATACCCCGAGCTGGCCGGCAAGAGGGTACGCGGCAAGCTGGTCGGCAAGCGTGTGGTGCCCTACGATACCCGGGCGGAAATCGCTTCGTCGGCCAGGCAGCCGCCGGTCATCGTCTGGGTTAACGATCCTGTCGAGGCTTTTTTCCTGACAATCCAGGGTTCGGGCCGTGCCTTGCTGCCTTCGGGCGAAACCATACGCCTGGCCTATGCCGACCACAACGGCCGGCCCTATGCCTCGATAGGTAAATGGCTGGCCGACCAGAAGCAAATGCCGCTGGCCAAGGCGTCGATGCAAAACATCAAGGCATGGGCCATGCAGAATCCCGGCCGCGTACAGGAAATGCTGAACGCCAATCCGGCGCTGGTGTTCTTTAACGAAGAGGCGGTAAGCGATGCCGACCTGGGGCCGCGCGGCGCCTATGGCATTCCCTTGATCGGAGAGCGCGCGATTGCGGTCGATACCAGTTTCGTGCCGCTGGGTACGCCGGTGTTTTTAAGCACCAGCTATCCTGCGACGAATCGTCCGCTCGAACGCCTTGTGTTTGCGCAGGACACCGGAGCGGCCATTAAAGGTGCGGGCCGCGCCGATTTTTACTGGGGCTTTGGCGACGAGGCCGGTGCTCGGGCGGGGCGCATGAAGCAGCGCGGCGAAATGTGGGTTTTATGGCCCAGGCAGGCGGGAGCTCCCTCGGCACGATGA
- a CDS encoding UbiH/UbiF family hydroxylase, whose product MSKESIVVCGSGIVGLACALGLTRGGHDVALIGPRQALPPPAADVYCPRVYAISAASQQFLAGLGVWSMLDAGRLTPIEAMEIYGDAHGRVNLQAWQAAQTTLAWIVESSELERVLQQAVQVYGIRWHDDKFRELQAGTVLGESGQRFAADLLIGADGAKSPVRTAAGIHLDSKPYHAIGLVAHLNAELSHQQTALQWFNAEGVLALLPMPDTAEGHQVSMVWSMPQRLAQELQKLPEPERHAALEARLQAASGNRLGRLRVRSALLGFPLFLEQSGMIAPGVALAGDAAHRVHPLAGQGLNLGLADVQTLLRVLAEKEAYRQVGDMRVLQRYRRARAEPVLAMSLATDGLHRLFAARSASAAWMRNAGMQCVDRLPFIKRLLIGGASGQ is encoded by the coding sequence ATGAGCAAAGAATCTATCGTTGTTTGCGGCAGCGGTATCGTCGGCCTGGCATGTGCCCTGGGTTTGACCAGGGGCGGCCATGACGTCGCGCTGATCGGGCCGCGGCAAGCGCTGCCGCCGCCCGCGGCCGATGTCTACTGCCCGCGGGTGTATGCCATTTCCGCCGCCAGCCAGCAATTCCTGGCTGGGCTGGGTGTCTGGAGCATGCTTGACGCCGGACGCCTGACGCCGATCGAGGCGATGGAAATATATGGCGACGCCCATGGCCGGGTAAATCTTCAGGCCTGGCAGGCGGCGCAAACAACTTTGGCCTGGATAGTCGAATCGAGCGAACTCGAGCGTGTGCTGCAACAGGCGGTGCAGGTCTATGGAATACGCTGGCATGACGACAAGTTTCGCGAGCTGCAGGCTGGCACGGTTCTGGGCGAATCTGGCCAGCGCTTTGCCGCGGATCTGCTGATCGGGGCCGATGGCGCCAAATCGCCGGTGCGCACGGCGGCGGGCATCCACCTCGATTCCAAGCCCTATCATGCGATCGGCCTGGTGGCGCACTTGAATGCCGAGTTGTCCCATCAGCAAACTGCTTTGCAATGGTTCAATGCCGAAGGGGTTCTGGCTCTGCTGCCCATGCCGGATACGGCGGAAGGTCATCAGGTTTCCATGGTCTGGTCCATGCCGCAGCGATTGGCGCAAGAATTGCAGAAACTGCCCGAGCCTGAACGTCACGCAGCGCTGGAAGCGCGGCTGCAGGCCGCAAGCGGCAATCGTCTGGGACGCCTGCGGGTACGCAGCGCGCTTTTGGGTTTTCCTTTATTCCTGGAGCAAAGCGGCATGATTGCGCCCGGGGTGGCATTGGCCGGCGACGCAGCGCATCGCGTGCATCCGCTGGCGGGGCAAGGTTTGAATCTGGGCCTGGCCGATGTGCAGACGCTGTTGCGTGTATTGGCAGAAAAAGAAGCCTATCGCCAGGTCGGCGATATGCGTGTGTTACAACGCTACCGCCGTGCCCGTGCCGAACCGGTTCTGGCCATGAGCCTGGCGACCGACGGCTTGCATCGCTTGTTCGCAGCCCGGTCGGCGTCGGCGGCCTGGATGCGCAATGCGGGTATGCAGTGTGTCGATCGTTTGCCTTTCATCAAACGTCTTTTGATCGGCGGCGCGTCAGGTCAGTAA
- a CDS encoding DsbC family protein — translation MNMRLSGWLAAVACSGLGLFSLPGQAQAAPVPGAAPLAESVPASQGSAVLDDIKKAFSARFPEVDVTAVSATPFDGLYEVQIGMDVVYTDAKVSYLLQGSLIDTKTRVDLTSERLAKLSEVPFASLPLDLAIKQVKGSGARKMAVFEDPNCVYCKRLHQTLKGVDNITVYTFLLPILTPDSADKARNVWCAKDRAAAWSDWMVDGKAPAQAQCDTPIDQILALGKKLMVQGTPAIIFSDGTRVNGTLPLDVLQQKLASLK, via the coding sequence ATGAATATGCGTTTATCGGGCTGGCTGGCCGCAGTGGCATGCAGCGGCCTGGGATTGTTCAGCTTGCCCGGGCAGGCTCAGGCCGCGCCGGTACCCGGAGCGGCTCCTTTGGCCGAGTCGGTGCCTGCCTCGCAAGGGAGTGCTGTGCTTGACGATATCAAGAAGGCATTTTCCGCCCGATTCCCGGAAGTGGATGTGACCGCCGTCAGCGCCACGCCGTTCGACGGTTTGTACGAGGTGCAGATTGGCATGGATGTGGTGTATACCGATGCCAAGGTCAGCTATTTGCTGCAGGGCTCACTGATCGACACCAAGACTCGTGTCGATCTGACGTCCGAGCGCCTGGCCAAGCTTTCAGAGGTTCCGTTCGCGTCTTTGCCGCTCGATTTGGCAATTAAACAGGTCAAGGGCAGCGGTGCGCGCAAGATGGCTGTTTTTGAAGATCCCAATTGCGTCTATTGCAAGCGCCTGCATCAGACACTCAAGGGCGTCGATAACATTACGGTGTATACCTTTTTGCTGCCGATCCTGACTCCCGATTCGGCGGACAAGGCGCGCAATGTCTGGTGCGCCAAAGACCGGGCCGCCGCGTGGAGCGACTGGATGGTCGATGGCAAGGCCCCTGCGCAGGCGCAGTGCGATACGCCGATAGACCAGATTCTGGCGCTGGGTAAAAAGTTGATGGTGCAGGGTACTCCGGCCATTATTTTTTCCGACGGTACTCGGGTGAATGGGACCTTGCCTCTGGATGTTTTGCAGCAGAAGCTTGCTAGTTTGAAGTAA
- a CDS encoding MarR family winged helix-turn-helix transcriptional regulator — translation MSAKQISRSSSKSGADRSLLLDSQLCFALYSTVLAMNKVYRKVLADLDLTYPQYLVMLVLWECDGITVSDIGQRLFLDSATLTPLLKRLEAAKLVSRTRDINDERQVIVALTAAGRNLRKKAQKVPDSVICATECSPAELVAMTQQLGALRQKLVKNV, via the coding sequence ATGAGCGCGAAACAGATTTCCAGGTCGTCTTCCAAATCCGGTGCGGATCGGTCCTTGTTGCTCGACAGCCAGTTGTGCTTTGCACTGTATTCCACGGTGCTGGCGATGAACAAGGTGTATCGCAAGGTGCTGGCCGATCTTGATCTCACATACCCTCAGTATCTGGTGATGCTGGTGCTGTGGGAATGCGACGGTATTACGGTATCCGATATAGGCCAGCGCCTGTTTCTGGATTCTGCAACGCTTACGCCTTTGCTCAAGCGCCTCGAGGCGGCGAAGCTTGTTTCGCGCACGCGCGATATCAACGACGAACGGCAAGTCATTGTGGCCTTGACGGCGGCGGGGCGTAATTTGCGCAAGAAGGCGCAGAAAGTGCCCGATAGCGTTATTTGCGCTACCGAATGCTCGCCCGCGGAACTCGTGGCGATGACGCAGCAGTTGGGTGCGTTGCGACAAAAGCTCGTGAAAAATGTATGA
- a CDS encoding organic hydroperoxide resistance protein: MSIEKVLYRSNATATGGRDGRGVSSDGVLDVKLTTPRELGGAGDKGTNPEQLFAVGYSACFLGAMKFVANREKIALPADVSVNGIVGIGPIPTGFGIEVELRISLPGLERAQAESLVAQAHIVCPYSNATRGNIDVTLTIL, from the coding sequence ATGTCAATCGAAAAAGTCCTTTATCGTTCCAACGCCACTGCGACCGGAGGCCGAGACGGCCGCGGTGTTTCTTCCGATGGCGTACTGGATGTCAAGCTTACGACGCCTCGTGAATTGGGTGGCGCCGGAGACAAGGGAACGAATCCCGAGCAACTGTTCGCCGTGGGCTACTCGGCTTGCTTTCTCGGCGCCATGAAGTTTGTGGCGAATCGCGAAAAAATTGCCTTGCCGGCCGATGTATCGGTTAACGGCATTGTCGGCATAGGGCCTATTCCCACCGGCTTTGGCATTGAGGTCGAGCTCAGGATCTCGCTGCCCGGGCTGGAGCGCGCGCAGGCCGAATCGCTGGTTGCGCAGGCACATATTGTTTGCCCCTACTCGAATGCCACACGCGGCAATATCGATGTGACTTTGACCATTTTGTAA
- a CDS encoding IclR family transcriptional regulator, which yields MKETSTVKRILLLLQCLVDYPGETAQSLAQRLNLPRSSVHRLLATLCANEYARHESAGVFGPGLELYRMAGKLGTRMSYGKLAEPYLQELSAQFNETSLLTLLERQQLKMFHAASGSPADPMRYNIRLNALEPLVWGATARVLLAHLSEEEISRAIAKKELSPVLGLIPDETEINESLQRIRADGHAITHSHRTPNTVGVAAPFFNGEGEIVGSLGFLIPEFRWTGAHPDKVVQALLHAAAALSQQLGYLHK from the coding sequence GTGAAAGAAACCAGCACCGTCAAACGAATATTGCTATTGCTGCAGTGCCTGGTGGATTATCCAGGTGAAACTGCCCAGAGCCTGGCACAGCGCCTGAATTTGCCGCGCAGTTCGGTTCACAGGCTATTGGCCACTTTATGCGCGAATGAATACGCGCGTCACGAATCGGCCGGTGTGTTCGGCCCGGGCCTGGAGCTGTACCGGATGGCAGGCAAGCTCGGCACACGGATGTCGTATGGCAAGCTGGCCGAGCCCTATCTGCAGGAACTCTCGGCGCAATTTAACGAAACCTCGCTTCTGACCTTGCTGGAACGCCAGCAACTGAAAATGTTCCATGCCGCCAGCGGTTCGCCAGCCGATCCGATGCGCTACAACATCCGGCTCAACGCTTTGGAACCTCTGGTATGGGGAGCAACGGCACGGGTGCTGCTGGCACACTTGAGCGAAGAGGAAATCAGCCGGGCCATAGCCAAAAAGGAACTTTCTCCCGTACTGGGTCTGATTCCGGACGAAACCGAGATAAATGAATCGCTGCAACGCATCCGCGCAGACGGCCATGCCATTACGCACTCGCACCGCACACCCAATACGGTGGGCGTTGCGGCGCCGTTTTTCAACGGCGAGGGTGAGATAGTCGGTAGCCTGGGCTTTCTGATTCCCGAGTTTCGCTGGACAGGAGCTCACCCGGACAAGGTCGTCCAGGCTTTGCTGCATGCCGCCGCCGCGTTATCGCAGCAATTGGGATACTTGCATAAATAA
- a CDS encoding SDR family NAD(P)-dependent oxidoreductase has translation MELNFAGRTALVTGASQGIGRATARMLALAGVNVVGVARRKELVDKLATEVAGQGRGKITALEADFYDEDAPERVAAEAQRLLGHVDILINAAGASRPVQFDATREQWTEGMVLNFFRIRELTHAIIPGMRQQGWGRVITFTGTSEPRMLNAAFTAKAAVHVWSKGLSREVAADGVTMNCLQPGRIRSEQILRRYPTAESEREYAQAEIPLGRFGEPEEIAAVAVFLASPLAGYVTGTVIPVDGGSSRFAF, from the coding sequence ATGGAATTGAACTTCGCAGGACGCACGGCGTTGGTCACTGGCGCCAGCCAGGGCATAGGACGGGCCACGGCGCGTATGCTGGCCCTGGCCGGTGTCAATGTGGTGGGGGTGGCGCGGCGCAAGGAATTGGTGGACAAGCTCGCGACCGAAGTCGCCGGGCAAGGCCGCGGCAAGATTACCGCCCTGGAGGCGGATTTCTACGATGAAGACGCTCCCGAGCGGGTAGCCGCCGAGGCACAGCGGCTGCTGGGCCATGTGGATATTCTCATTAATGCGGCGGGCGCGAGTCGGCCGGTGCAGTTCGATGCCACTCGAGAGCAGTGGACGGAAGGCATGGTACTGAACTTTTTCCGCATTCGGGAACTGACGCATGCGATCATCCCCGGCATGCGCCAGCAAGGATGGGGCAGGGTTATCACATTCACCGGCACGTCGGAACCGCGAATGCTGAATGCCGCCTTCACCGCCAAAGCGGCCGTGCACGTATGGTCCAAGGGGCTGTCGCGCGAAGTCGCGGCAGACGGCGTTACCATGAATTGCCTGCAGCCTGGACGTATCCGCAGCGAGCAAATACTGCGGCGCTATCCCACAGCGGAAAGCGAACGCGAATACGCACAGGCTGAAATTCCCCTGGGCCGCTTCGGCGAACCCGAGGAAATCGCTGCGGTGGCGGTTTTCCTGGCATCACCCCTGGCCGGCTATGTCACCGGCACAGTCATCCCGGTCGACGGCGGCTCCAGCCGCTTCGCATTTTGA
- a CDS encoding MmgE/PrpD family protein — protein MNALPTKPELNAPTVLENLAGLVHSVRYDELPAEVVTTAKALIVDTLGCAYGGMHSDVGTAVRRMAADCGGSAQSTLIGIGGKTSAALAAFVNGSLLRYLDSNDYYFARDPAHPSGNLAVALAVGEREHRSGKDLLAALVAAYEVHLRLCNFAGEPSLWRRGWHHGTNAQFSTAALAARLSWDDPLRTAHAMAIAGTHQNTLAQLQSGAVSMIKATAEAWVAKAGIEAALLAGHGVTGPLPLMEGANGWAASVAGHVDFEALTAPVSDGHRYYLLETSVKPYPAVATALAPIRAAIELHRAAAPRPADIERIVVHLPGFALGTPSAHPGRRYPASIESAQHSFYYCTVIALLDGACGEAQFSDARLTDATVRELLARTELAEDPALNDLWPQAAGGAVDLHMRDGTVRSHRCPYPPGHPRFPLDAGELADKFYGYAAPVLSRRRAQALHDAVDGLEDCADLRDLTELLAAP, from the coding sequence ATGAATGCCCTGCCCACAAAACCCGAATTGAATGCGCCCACGGTGCTGGAGAATCTGGCTGGGCTGGTGCATTCGGTGCGCTACGACGAGTTGCCCGCGGAGGTCGTCACGACCGCCAAGGCACTGATCGTGGATACGCTCGGTTGCGCCTATGGAGGCATGCACAGCGATGTCGGCACAGCAGTCCGTCGCATGGCCGCCGATTGCGGCGGTTCGGCGCAATCCACGCTGATAGGAATTGGCGGAAAAACCTCGGCGGCATTGGCCGCTTTCGTCAATGGCAGCCTGCTGCGCTATTTGGACAGCAACGATTATTACTTCGCGCGGGATCCGGCGCATCCCAGCGGCAACCTGGCAGTGGCGTTGGCGGTGGGTGAACGCGAGCACCGCAGCGGCAAGGATCTTCTGGCCGCACTGGTGGCGGCGTACGAAGTGCATTTGCGCTTATGCAATTTTGCGGGCGAACCATCGCTGTGGCGGCGCGGCTGGCATCATGGCACCAATGCGCAGTTTTCAACAGCGGCATTGGCTGCGCGACTCAGTTGGGACGATCCCTTGCGCACGGCGCACGCCATGGCCATAGCGGGCACCCATCAGAACACGCTGGCGCAATTGCAAAGCGGTGCGGTTTCCATGATCAAGGCAACAGCCGAAGCCTGGGTCGCCAAGGCCGGCATTGAGGCCGCGTTGCTGGCGGGCCATGGCGTAACAGGGCCGCTCCCCTTGATGGAAGGCGCGAACGGCTGGGCAGCCAGTGTGGCCGGCCACGTGGATTTCGAGGCGCTGACCGCGCCGGTTTCAGATGGTCATCGATATTATTTGCTGGAAACCAGTGTCAAGCCATACCCTGCGGTCGCCACGGCGCTGGCGCCGATACGTGCGGCGATTGAACTGCATCGCGCCGCGGCGCCTCGCCCGGCCGATATCGAAAGAATAGTCGTACACCTACCAGGTTTTGCCCTGGGGACTCCGTCGGCCCATCCCGGGCGTCGATATCCCGCCAGCATTGAAAGCGCCCAGCACAGTTTTTACTATTGCACGGTTATCGCACTGCTGGACGGCGCGTGCGGCGAGGCGCAATTCTCGGATGCGAGGCTGACCGACGCAACGGTGCGCGAATTGCTCGCCAGGACGGAGCTGGCGGAAGACCCCGCTTTGAATGACTTGTGGCCGCAGGCCGCGGGTGGCGCCGTGGATCTTCATATGCGCGATGGCACAGTGCGTAGTCATCGTTGCCCCTATCCACCGGGCCACCCCCGGTTTCCCCTGGATGCCGGTGAGTTGGCCGACAAGTTTTACGGCTACGCGGCACCGGTTCTTTCCCGGCGCCGCGCGCAGGCGCTGCATGATGCAGTGGACGGTCTGGAGGACTGTGCCGACTTGCGTGATTTGACCGAATTGCTGGCTGCTCCATAG
- a CDS encoding tripartite tricarboxylate transporter substrate binding protein, which translates to MFRLFSRRGCGSFALLGALLAAPLACQAQAYPTRPIHLVVPFPPGGVADLIARPIADKISKELGQPVIVDNHGGATGTIGAALVANSQPDGYTLLFGTTNEIAMSPTLYKSLPYNPVKSFAPIMPVAEFPNVLVVSPMTDAKSFAELIELAKARKKSLSFASSGVGSTNHLTAEIFKSLAKVNILHVPYKGGGPALIGLIGGQVDAMFATLPSAITMIRGGKLKALAVTGERRSPALPDVPTAKEAGMPGLVVTTWNGVLAPAGTPDAVVDRVHRALLLAVADPDIKKRLAAVGAETMSMTPQAFAALIHSDFDRWSEVIKGAGIKAE; encoded by the coding sequence ATGTTCCGACTTTTTTCCAGGCGCGGCTGCGGCAGTTTTGCTTTGCTGGGAGCGCTGCTTGCGGCTCCGCTGGCTTGTCAGGCGCAGGCCTACCCGACCAGGCCCATCCATTTGGTTGTTCCTTTCCCGCCTGGAGGCGTCGCCGATCTGATCGCGCGCCCGATTGCCGACAAGATCAGCAAGGAGCTGGGGCAGCCGGTCATCGTCGACAACCATGGGGGAGCCACTGGAACGATAGGCGCGGCATTGGTTGCCAATTCCCAGCCCGATGGTTACACGCTGCTGTTTGGTACGACGAATGAAATTGCAATGAGTCCTACTTTATATAAGTCATTGCCGTACAACCCGGTCAAATCGTTCGCGCCGATCATGCCGGTTGCCGAATTTCCCAATGTGCTGGTGGTGAGCCCCATGACGGACGCCAAGTCGTTCGCCGAGTTGATCGAACTGGCGAAGGCCCGGAAAAAAAGCCTGTCTTTCGCATCGTCCGGCGTAGGCAGTACGAATCACCTGACGGCGGAAATCTTCAAGTCGCTGGCCAAGGTCAATATCCTGCATGTCCCTTATAAGGGGGGCGGACCGGCGTTGATAGGCCTGATCGGCGGCCAGGTTGATGCGATGTTCGCTACATTGCCGTCGGCGATCACCATGATCAGGGGCGGCAAGCTCAAGGCCCTGGCAGTCACCGGCGAACGGCGCTCGCCCGCACTGCCCGATGTACCCACCGCCAAGGAGGCCGGTATGCCGGGCTTGGTCGTGACAACCTGGAACGGTGTGCTGGCGCCGGCGGGCACTCCTGACGCTGTGGTGGATCGTGTGCATCGCGCGCTTCTCCTGGCCGTGGCCGATCCCGACATAAAGAAAAGGCTGGCCGCGGTCGGTGCCGAGACGATGAGCATGACGCCGCAGGCATTCGCCGCTCTTATACATAGCGATTTCGATCGCTGGTCCGAGGTCATAAAAGGGGCAGGAATCAAGGCCGAATGA
- a CDS encoding DUF4286 family protein, which yields MSALMGSGALALWLDVAAQLDRETDGWYVDEHLPDRIDTGGYLRARRYQALEGEPAYFSMFEASTPEALASEGYLSLVGKISDQSQRIRAGFSNVVRNTFRVRASMGRGLGAVMASLRLKASGANPAGLAAAMDEQVPALLRRHGIVGVHWMEAAPEVRARMDSVRAVGQQDRSADYVLLIEATRQAEILPLRAALLSTTALAELGWSEEGFGIYSLLYEVSGRPAGNEIILGDRI from the coding sequence ATGAGTGCATTGATGGGATCCGGCGCTTTGGCGCTTTGGCTGGATGTTGCAGCCCAACTCGACCGTGAAACAGATGGATGGTATGTCGACGAGCATTTGCCCGACCGGATCGACACTGGCGGGTATCTGCGAGCTCGCCGCTACCAGGCGCTGGAAGGGGAGCCAGCTTATTTTTCCATGTTCGAGGCATCGACGCCGGAGGCGCTGGCAAGCGAGGGCTATCTGAGCCTGGTCGGGAAAATCAGCGATCAGTCGCAGCGTATTCGCGCCGGTTTTTCCAATGTCGTGCGCAACACTTTCCGGGTGAGGGCCAGCATGGGGAGGGGCTTGGGAGCTGTGATGGCCAGTTTGCGGCTTAAGGCCTCAGGCGCGAATCCGGCCGGGCTTGCCGCCGCCATGGATGAACAGGTGCCTGCGCTGCTGCGCCGGCACGGTATCGTGGGTGTTCATTGGATGGAGGCCGCACCCGAAGTGCGCGCCCGCATGGATTCAGTACGCGCGGTTGGGCAGCAGGATCGGTCCGCTGACTATGTGCTGCTGATCGAGGCCACACGCCAAGCCGAGATTCTCCCGCTGCGCGCAGCGCTTTTATCCACAACAGCACTTGCGGAATTGGGCTGGAGCGAAGAAGGTTTCGGCATTTACAGCCTGCTTTATGAAGTATCGGGCCGGCCCGCCGGCAACGAAATAATATTGGGAGACAGAATATGA